The Ananas comosus cultivar F153 linkage group 22, ASM154086v1, whole genome shotgun sequence genome segment ttccatttctcattcctattccaatcatgaaccaaacatgccctaaaagcGAAAGGGCGTTAGGGGTGAAAATGGATCAGATATTACCCGAAagtatccatatccatattcaATAATGTTCAGATCCAGATAGAAAATATCCGGATCTGATTGGATACGAATATGGTTTTAAAGAGTTaaattttttcagatattcgaaaaaaaatgaatatgaaTGTGAATATCCGAACTtctagtattattatttttatattttttatatttttgaatccGCCTGACCCAATTTTGCCTATCCGGCCCGCCGAAATCCCTTTCCTCGAGAGTCTATCTCTCTTGTCTATTTTTCTAATTCATTGCCGATCAAAGTTCGGAGCGATGATTGATACATGGTGCGAAAAAATAAGGTGATTTTTTGtgttattcatttattttataataagttatattttaaaattatatattttatatatgaagTATAGTTCAGAAATAAGATAAGAAAATAGAGTAATTTTTTGTGTATttgtatattaatatatattactaaCCGAATGTAttcgatccatattcgaattTGAAAAAATCTCgatcatatccgaatccattcTTAGCAGATAtggtaataaaaaatttagaatctgACGCATATCcgtatccaaatccatatccagaAAATAAATATGGATGCAAATACAGTTTCGTTAAATATTCGATCATATCCAATCCGCTTTCACCCCTAAAGGGAGTAGTGATAATGCGGGCTGCATTGTTTGCAGAAAGACTAATCATTGTGCAAAGGATTGCTACTATCACAAGACTCGGCGTTCCGCACCAAAGAAGAATAGCTGCACTTGCAATGCAtgatagtaaaaaattattttttatataataataaaatatctatcAAATACCTGATAATAAGTAAATGTCTTTCCTGTGTAAGATGCACCAACATTCTCAACTCCCTCTTTAAAGatcttttttatattgtaaCATGCCAATTGTtcttcataaatttttattttgaataactattttaaattaacaaaaaaagataatattttaattgGAATCATGATGATTTTAGGAAAAAGATATACAACAGAATAAATTATGTGGGAATAGTTACTTTTGAAACATAACAATGCCATCACATAATGTATCATCATGATATTGAAACGATATACAGGATTTTGCAGTAGAGATAAATTTCCAAAGTACTCATGAAGTAAAATTTCACCAGAACTGTACATAGATCAAAAACTACTGgtatctcctttttctttttcttaacaaGATCACATGACTAAAACTTTTCCGATGTAACTCGGTCACTTATCAAATAATCAACTGTTGTTCCACACATCCCACTAAGCGCAGTTTCGAAATGCATTCGACAAACACAACTACTTTGATGCtttatatctaataaaaaagtaaaaaaagagggGGGGAAAAATTCAAAGAGTTTTGGAGCTCGCACCTCCAGTGATATCACAGTAGTGCAGAATTCCACCGGAGAAGCATACGGCCCGCCATTTCATATTCTCAGAGAAGCAGAAATCTAAAGTACTCTCGAAGTTCTCGGAGCTCAGAAGCATCAAAGTTGTTGTGTTTAACAGCACAGCACGCATTCCCAAACAAGGCCTCGTGCCCCTGGCATGCGGTGTCCTCACTATTactataaagagagagaaaccatGAGATGTGGCGCAGTTCATCTTCGTCGGTCCATTTCAGAGTAATCCATCATTTCGAAAGCCAATATATAATTAGAAACAAAGTGCACGCCGCTATTACTGCAGAGAGGATTAGCGTGTCCTTCGAGCGCTTCCTCTTAATGGCACCTAAAAGATGCACGGAAGAAGCACTAAGAACTCGCAAGTAATGTCGAGGAAAGATATGTAGTAACACAggaaatgcatatatataccaAGAAGGCCTCGAATTACAGGGAATTTTTCGCCCAACTGCTTGACTTTTCCTTGGACATCTCCGAACAACGCCCGCTGCGTGCCCAGAACTGATCTTGTGGCTTGAGCTTGGCCTATTACTTCGTCAATCTGGGTGGAATAATGTAAGAATGTTCACATTGTTATGCATATAGTAAGATGAATGACATAATATTGTTCTCAGGATCATCTGAAATGCAAATATTGTTCTCAAGATCATCTGAAATGCAAGAAGTTCAAAGAATTTAATAGAAGTAAGATATATTTCTACTCGCACTGTGATATGTCAAAAGATGTAAAAAGGAGATGAATTCGAATAATACCAATACAATTTTTACAGATCAACGTACGGACACCTCTTGAACAATCACATTCTTGCGATAATTGCAGAAATCAGCTGCCTTGAACTTGATTTAGAGCATTTTAAGTACCTAGAAACCGAATATGGTGATTTTTGAAACTCACTTATGTCATAATCGAAAGGCCTCAAATTCGACAATTTGTTATGGCCTATGTAAGCCATTTGCTAATTTAGcagtgtaaaataatccaaatcaattgaatttttaatagaaagttCTTTTCACTATCTTAATCATGTTTTATGGCCTACGTAAGCCATTTACTCTCTTAACGGTATAAAACGATCcaaatagattgaattttttatagaaagttCTTTTCACTATCTTAATCATGTTTAACATCCCCGATCTTGCATTGAGAAgctctaacctctatttttccAACATTGTTTGTTTTTAAACATTCATTTTGTGGTCTGTTAAATGCACTAGAGaatgaattttaaaaactgtGAAATTCAATTTAGACACTTTAAATGCCTTAGATCATATTTGACAGTGCCGATCGCCGACTCGGATTCATGATCATTGGAAAAGATTTGATAGGACAAAGGGCTTTGTCCCATTAATAGGAGGATAGCTGCGTTCTGAAAAAGAACCTATTATTACTATTGAAAAAAGTGGAGGAGACTGCTCATTGAGAGAACATTATTTCATCAAACCCTGATAAAAACTACAATTTGCACTATTGCCAGGTTCAGAATCCCGTTAGTATTTTTACAGATAAAATGCAAAAAACGACTTCCCTTAGAGGGATTCTTTCCTCAATGAAATCCACCACACTGTCCTTTATCTAAATCTGACTAAATAAAACCAAGTCCATAAGTTGGAAGAGGGTCTGTAATGACAACCCTTGTAAACCTTCTATCTTCGCCTTCTGTCTAATGAGAACAAAAAAGTTGAGAAAGACTCTTCTATAGGTTTGGCCAAGTTTTTTCATCATTGGGATCAGATGGTTCTGTAACTTTCAATAGTTTCTAACTCGCCTGGCATCACTAGAGTTTACATCATCACTTTCTGTGTCCAAAAAGTGCTCCAAAGCTTCTAAAGCTCCGAAACTACAATGCACTTGTAAAGAAACACACATGGCCTTTCAACTGTTTTCCTGCGTCTTGATACTTTGGGTTTTGGACTCCTAAGAGCGTGTACTATTATATGATAAGGTAGGTACAACTGTTCTCTTTTCACTTCAAGACTACTTTTCTGATCATATTCCATTACGAATATAAATTTGCCTACCACCACATCCTTCATTATTGGGGAAAATATTGCATGATGATAATGACAATGGCATCAATGCATCATATAAAGCtatttgtaaaaagaaatgtTCCATTAATTGTCCATTTTCCATATCATTGTATCCATCTCATCTCAGCTTAAGGCTAATCACCCAGATATGTATCTAAACTAACCAATGTTCTAATTTATCAGGTTAAGCATAAAGGGAGGCTGCCCTTTTGGTAATTTGCGTATCACCATCAATATCAGTATGTTGCTTCTAGACATTGTTCATCATTTGAAATTAAACATTTAATATTAGTTGAGTTGTAGCTGTATGAAATAATGTAGCAGAAATTTGGAGTCATCACATTAGGCCTGACCTGAAGAAGACTATCAAGACAGGTGTTGCCCAAAGTAGATTAATGCCAGAAACCAATCAAAAACAAACAACACATTACCACCTTATGTACAGTTAGGTCGAACAAGAGATCGTCAATGGCTCGAAACTTAGTGAATATGTAAAAAAACAGGAAAATCTATCGGACCCACATTCAACTGTAATGTCATTAGCCATAACTAAAAGAATCTGGTAAGTAATAGTTATCAGTTAGGGAGAGCTTAGACCAGAGATGCTGATATGAAAACGAGAAATAGCACTACAGTGGTTAAGATTTACCAAGAGAATGAGCTTCTTAGTTTCATCTTAAGAATTAATTCAGAAGACACCTTCATGTGAATTGGCACAACCATCAGAATGCATTCAAATTCATTAGATAAGTGTAggataggaaaaagaaaaaaaagtctatCGCGCTGAAAATGACTAAATAatcaattattaattagtattgGGGATTGAAAAATACAATACAGTAAAAAGAACTTTGTTTAAAATGTCAGCTGAAATCTGCTCATGTTAGTTTATTCTTACTTGATTTATGCTTCCATGAATTGCAGCCCTCTCTCTTAACAAATGAACCCCTAATGACTTGCTTCCAGATGCCTGTAGGATTTTAAGAACGACATAACAATCAACTAGCCAAAATTTTCGAATGCTACATTAAAAAATCTTACCGACTATTTTCATAACACTTACCTTGGATTCGCTGATATCATCTCGAAAAGAACTAAGAAGCTCTGCATGCTCCCTCATTGAGTTCATGTTTCCCTTTGTTCGTTTAAACTCCTAAGagtataaaattatgaaatgatTTTGATAAGAATCATAAGATGCAGCTAAGACGTAAcataaggatatatatatatatatataaaaaataaaaaaaaaaaaaaNaaaaaaaataaaaaaaaaaaaatctgtcaCCAAACCATTGGCATCCCAATGGTTAAGTTCTGAGTTCCAAGTGGAGGGAATTTGGGTCATAACGCACCTTGGCCTAGCTCCCTGTTCTCActcagaaaaaaaagagaaaacagtCGCACACAACTTGAACACAGCGActccatagttaaaaaaaaaaaaaaattaggaaatggGCACGGCATGAacaccgctaataaaatataatattattaatataacaatatatttattatatataaaatattaagtttgctaaaatattcttatatttcTCACACGAATGAAACTTAATAACATTCTcattgatagttcatatatttaaagaaaataaattctcCACCATGCATAATTTGTTTCTATCTTCCAAAAAGAGTATTTATGCATTCATCAGAAagccaaaatatttatcatcttacattatatatgcatTATGGGATGCGCCATGGACGTGCGTCGAACTTGCATCCATGGCGCATCCGCGTTGGACACGAGTTCGACACAGACAGGCATCTGTCTGACACGGACGCGCAAGGCTTATAGCTGCGTTCGTGAAACATAGGTGACTATTTAGCAAATATGCGTACACTGTTTGTCACTAAAGAAAAGGTAGATCTCTTGCCAGTGAAGGAATAAGCATCGTGACATGACTGACTTGATATTTATATAGTACCATACAATCACAGTGATGATACGGCAGCATCACATGAAATATGTTCAGCATTCAATTGCGTTGTCGTATCATAAGCAATTGCCATGGATCGGTGACAATATCCATGTCAAACGTGGCTAATATATGTCAGTTTGCATGCCACAACTAAGACAATTCATAAACTTGAATAGCAACACCACAACCCTAATTATGAAAAAAGATAGTATAAGATTAGTTCATTATTAGACTTTTTGGAATAAGTAAATCTGACAGTTAAGAACATATTGAGGAGCAAAAGCACATACCTGTGCAAATTCATGTAGTATGTCTCTATGCCTCGCGAGCTTTTGTGTCACAGAGGTGGTAGGCGTTGCTGATGCTGCACAACGGCTCATAGCATCATTGACGTCTAATAGCTTCTCAAGTAAAGACTGTATTTCCATCTCCATAGACTTCCACGACCTACTGGATCCTACTGTCGGCGATCCACTGTCCACGAAACCTGGTACACTACGTATAGATT includes the following:
- the LOC109727234 gene encoding Golgi SNAP receptor complex member 1-2; the protein is MEELRLSPELQESGWEELRREARKIEGDLDVKLSSYARLASRSSTSSGFVDSGSPTVGSSRSWKSMEMEIQSLLEKLLDVNDAMSRCAASATPTTSVTQKLARHRDILHEFAQEFKRTKGNMNSMREHAELLSSFRDDISESKASGSKSLGVHLLRERAAIHGSINQIDEVIGQAQATRSVLGTQRALFGDVQGKVKQLGEKFPVIRGLLGAIKRKRSKDTLILSAVIAACTLFLIIYWLSK